The genomic window GCCATTGCCGACCTGCTGGGCGGCCAGATCGACCTGTTGTGCGACCAGACCACCAACACCACGTCGCAGATCGAAGCCAAGAAGGTCAAGGCCTACGCCGTGACCACATCCAAGCGCCTGACCACACCGGCGGTGCTGAAAGACCTGCCCACGCTCTCCGAATCGGGCCTGAAGGACTTCGAAGTGACCATCTGGCACGGCGTGTACGCCCCCAAGGGCACGCCGGCGCCGGTGCTGAAGAAGCTCAACGAAGCCATCAAGGCCGCCATGAAGGACCCGGGCTTCATCAAGCGCCAGGAAGGCCTCGGCGCGGTGATCACCACCGACAAGCGCGTGGAGCCGGCCGAGCACAAGAAGTTCGTCTCGGCTGAAATCGCCAAGTGGGGCCCGATCATCAAGGCCGCCGGCGTGTACGCCGACTGATCGCTTCGGATCTTCGGTTCAGTAAAAAAGCCGCCGGGCCTCAGGTCCGGCGGCTTTTTTCATGCTGCCGCTCCTTGCTTTACTTGGGCCGGATCGCGTCTGCCGTGCCCTGGATGAAGGCCTTGATGCTCTCGATGTCGTCACCCGAGAGCTTGCCCGTGAAGTCCGGCATGCCGCGCGCCATGGCCGGGCCCTTGAGAATGAACTTGTCGAGGTTCTCGATGTAAGCCGCGTCCATGTAGCCAAGGTTGGGGATGTTGCCGCCGCGGTCGACGCCCGGCACGCCGTGGCAGAACACGCAGTTGCTCACGTAGAGCATGGTGCCGGCCTGCACCTTGGCGGGGTCGTACTTCACGCCTTCGACCAGCTTGCTCATGCGGTACTGCACGAAGTCCGGCATCTTGGCGGTGCCGCCGACGGCAAAGGTGTACACGGTGCCGGGACCCTGCCTTTCGGTGGCGCGCTGCGCAAGCCCGTAGACGCCGCCCCAGCCCACCGCAACCGACACGTACTGCTTGCCGTCCACCATGTAGGTCGAGGGTGCCGCGACCACGCCGGTGCCGGTGGGGGTTTCCCACAGCTTCTCGCCGGTCTTGGCGTTGTAGGCCAGAAGGCGCCCGTCCGCCGTGCCCTGGAACACCAGGTTGCCCGCGGTGGTGAGCGTGCCGCCGTTCCAAGGCGAGGCGTAGTCGACGCCCCAGGCTTCCTTCTGCGCCACCGGGTCCCACGCCACGAGCCGGCCGAAGGGCTTGCTCTTGGGCGGCTCGGCATTGGCGAACATGGCGGTGTTCCAGCCCATGGCACCGTGCGGGCGGCCAGGCACGTTCTGGTCGAACTTCCAGTCCTTGTCGTCCATCAGGTTGAGCGGCACGTGCTGCGCGGGCACATAGGCCAGGCCGGTCTGCGGGTTGAACGACATCGGGTGCCAGTTGTGCGCGCCGAAGGGCCCCGGAATGCTGTCGCCGGGCTTTTCGTTCTGGCGCGCGGCGGCAATCTCGATCGGGCGGCCGTTGGTGTCGTAGCCCGTGGCCCAGTTCACCTCGACAAAATTCCTGGCCGAAATGAACTTGCCGTTGGTACGGTCGATGACAAAGAAGAAGCCGTTCTTCGGCGCATGCAGGACTACCTTGCGCGGCTTGCCGCCGATCTGGATGTTGGCCAGGATCATGGGCTGGGTCGAGGTGTAGTCCCAGTTGTCGCCGGGCGTTTCCTGGTAGTGCCACACGTACTTGCCGGTGTCCGGGTTGAGGGCCACCACCGAGCCGAGGTAGAGGTTGTCTCCGCCGCCGGGGCTGCGCTTGCTGCGCGCCCACGGCGAGCCGTTGCCGGTGCCCACGTACATCAGGTTGAGCTCGGGATCGAAGGCGAAGGTGTCCCACGCGGTGCCGCCGCCGCCGGCCTCCCAGTACTTGCCGCTGGGGTCCCAGGTCTTGGCCGCGCGCGCCATCGATTCGTCCTCGAAGGGCTTGGAGGGGTCGCCCGGCACGGTGAACCAGCGCCACTTCTGCTCGCCGGTGGCGGCATCGTAGGCCGTGACGTAGCCGCGCACGCCGTACTCGGCGCCGCCGTTGCCGATGATGACCTTGCCCTTGAAGACGCGCGGCGCGCCGGTGATGGTGTAGGAGCCCTTCTGTCCCTCGATGGTGTTTTTCTCCCAGACCTTCTGGCCCGTGGCCGCATCGAGCGCGATGAGGCGCCCGTCGTACGCGCCCACGTAGACCTTGCCCTCGTACAGCGCCACGCCGCGGTTCACCACGTCGCAGCAGCCCCTGAAGCCCTTGGACTTGTCGACCTGAGGATCGAAGGTCCAGAGTTTCTGCCCGGTGCGCGTGTCGACGGCATGCACCACGCTCCACGAGGCCGTGACGTACATGATGCCGTCCACCACCAGCGGCGTGGCCTCCACGCCGCGCGTGGACTCCAGGTTGTACGACCACACCAGGCCCAGCTGCTTCACGTTGCCGGCGTTCACCTGGTCGAGCTTGCTGAAGCGCGTCTCGGCGTAGTCGAGGCCGTAGCTTGGCCAGTCGGGTGTCTTCTTCCGGGCCGCGTTGGCGCGAATGAAATCGCCGTTCACCTTCTTCACGGTGGCGCCCGCACGGTCTTGCGCGCTGGCGGAACCCTGGGCCGTGGCCGTCGGCGCGCACAGGCTCAGCAATGCACCGGCGAGCACAAGCAGGCCGGAGTGGATCTTTTTCATCGTGAGTCTCCTTTGTGCCGCAAGGATCGTTTTTGCCGTCCTCGCGTTCACCTTCGGGATTTCCCCAGTCCGGCGCTGTTCCATTGCGGAACACATTCGCAGGGGTCAGCAATTCCCCTTCGTCCCCTTCGATTTCCCCACTTCGAGGAGCAGCGAACAGCATGGCTTTCGAAAGGCTGGGCAAGGCCAATGCGCCGCGCCAACTCTTTTCAACGACGCCGGCGCAGCGCGTGGCGCTCGCGCGGCAGCAGTTCTTCGAAGAAGGCGTGCGGCCCTCGGGGCTGGTCGGCGAAGCGGTGATCCAGTCGTGGCTGCGCTGCACCCGCACCCACAGCGACAGGCAGCGCATCGTTCCGTTCGACGCGGTCACGCCCAGCCGGCTGCACGCCACGCTGGCGCGCAACCGCGAACTGCTCGAGGTGGCGCGGCAGGAACTCGCGAGCATGGAAAGCGCGCTCGCGGGCACCGATTGCCGCGTGATCCTGACCGACGGCGAAGGCGTGGTGGTGCATGTCACGCAGCAGCCGGCCGCCGCATACCAGCCGGTGCTGCGCAAGACGGCGCGCGTGGGCGTGAACATTTCCGAGCGCATCGTGGGCACCACCGCGCCGGGCATCGTGGCAACCACCGGGCAGGCCTGCACGGTCGACGGGGCGGAGCATTACTTCGACGTGCTGTCGCAGATGCAATGCGCCGCGGCGCCCATTCGCGGCGTGACCGGCCAACTCGCCGGCGTGCTCGACATCACGATGGAAGCGCGGCGCTTCGGTTTCGACGCGGCGTCGATGGTGGCGCTGTACGCGACCATCATCGAGAACCGCCTGCTGCAGGCGCAGTCGCGCGACCACCTGATCCTGCGCTTTCAGGCCAGTCCCAACCTGCTCGGCACGCCAATGGAAGCGCTGGCCGGCGTGGCGCCCGACGGCACCATTGCCTGGCTGAACGGCGCCGGCGCGCGGCTGATCGGCCGCCTGCCCGAAGACAGCTGCGAGCGCGACGTGGAATCGATGCTGGGCCACGACCTGGCGAGCCTGCTGCGGCTGGGCCGGCGCGAAGCCGCGCAGCCGATGCGCCTGGCGAGCGGCCTCGGCGTTTGGGTGCAGGCGCGGCTGAAGGCAGCGGACGGCGCAGACTTCAGGCACGCGGTGGCCATGCCCGGCGAGGCGGCGCCGGTGTTGCCGATCGAACCTGCAGCCGCGATGAAGGCGCCTGCGGCAGAAGGTTGCGCGGAGCCGGGCATGCCGAACCCCATGCAAGCGGAAGCGGCGCACGGTGAAACCCTGCGCGAGCACAGCCGCAAGCTGATCGAGGACGCACTGGCGGCGCAAGGCGGCAACGTGTCGCAGGCGGCGCGCCAGCTCGGGGTGTCGCGCGGCACGCTGTACCGCCGCTTGCGCGGCTGGCGAGAAGAGGACGGCAAGGCCGCGCCGCTCGCAGCGGGCTGAGCCCTTAGCGCTTGGGCAATGCGTAGGCGATCACATGGTCGCCCGTGCGCGTGCCGAGCGAACCATGGCCGCCTGCGGCCACCACCACGTATTGGCGTCCGTCGCTGCCCGTGTAGGTCATGGGCGTGGCCTGTCCGCCGGCCGGCAGGCGGCTGCGCCACAGCTCCTTGCCGTTGGCGACGTCATAGGCGCGCAAGTAGTAGTCCAGCGTGCCCGATAAAAACGCCACGCCACCGGCCGTCATGACCGGCCCGCCGAGGCTGGGCACGCCCATCGCAAAGGGCAGCGGCAACGGCGAACTGTCGCGCACGGTGCCGTTCTTGTGCTTCCACACCACCCTGCCGGTGCGCAGGTCGGCCCCCGCCACATAGCCCCAGGGCGGTGCCTGGCACGGCAGGCCCAGCACCGAGGTGAAGGCGCTGAGCTGCACTGCGAACGGCGCACCGAAGTTCTCGTTGAGCGCGGGCAGGCTGTCGTTGGGACGGTCCTTGCCTTGCACGTAGAGCGAGGTGTCGTCCTTGCGCGGAATGAGCTTGGACACGAAGGCCAGCGAAGCCGGCGTGGTGAACGCCATCTCCCGC from Variovorax paradoxus includes these protein-coding regions:
- a CDS encoding PQQ-dependent dehydrogenase, methanol/ethanol family, with translation MKKIHSGLLVLAGALLSLCAPTATAQGSASAQDRAGATVKKVNGDFIRANAARKKTPDWPSYGLDYAETRFSKLDQVNAGNVKQLGLVWSYNLESTRGVEATPLVVDGIMYVTASWSVVHAVDTRTGQKLWTFDPQVDKSKGFRGCCDVVNRGVALYEGKVYVGAYDGRLIALDAATGQKVWEKNTIEGQKGSYTITGAPRVFKGKVIIGNGGAEYGVRGYVTAYDAATGEQKWRWFTVPGDPSKPFEDESMARAAKTWDPSGKYWEAGGGGTAWDTFAFDPELNLMYVGTGNGSPWARSKRSPGGGDNLYLGSVVALNPDTGKYVWHYQETPGDNWDYTSTQPMILANIQIGGKPRKVVLHAPKNGFFFVIDRTNGKFISARNFVEVNWATGYDTNGRPIEIAAARQNEKPGDSIPGPFGAHNWHPMSFNPQTGLAYVPAQHVPLNLMDDKDWKFDQNVPGRPHGAMGWNTAMFANAEPPKSKPFGRLVAWDPVAQKEAWGVDYASPWNGGTLTTAGNLVFQGTADGRLLAYNAKTGEKLWETPTGTGVVAAPSTYMVDGKQYVSVAVGWGGVYGLAQRATERQGPGTVYTFAVGGTAKMPDFVQYRMSKLVEGVKYDPAKVQAGTMLYVSNCVFCHGVPGVDRGGNIPNLGYMDAAYIENLDKFILKGPAMARGMPDFTGKLSGDDIESIKAFIQGTADAIRPK
- a CDS encoding helix-turn-helix domain-containing protein, which produces MAFERLGKANAPRQLFSTTPAQRVALARQQFFEEGVRPSGLVGEAVIQSWLRCTRTHSDRQRIVPFDAVTPSRLHATLARNRELLEVARQELASMESALAGTDCRVILTDGEGVVVHVTQQPAAAYQPVLRKTARVGVNISERIVGTTAPGIVATTGQACTVDGAEHYFDVLSQMQCAAAPIRGVTGQLAGVLDITMEARRFGFDAASMVALYATIIENRLLQAQSRDHLILRFQASPNLLGTPMEALAGVAPDGTIAWLNGAGARLIGRLPEDSCERDVESMLGHDLASLLRLGRREAAQPMRLASGLGVWVQARLKAADGADFRHAVAMPGEAAPVLPIEPAAAMKAPAAEGCAEPGMPNPMQAEAAHGETLREHSRKLIEDALAAQGGNVSQAARQLGVSRGTLYRRLRGWREEDGKAAPLAAG